The genomic segment CGCGTAGATCAGGGTGCCGAGGCCGACCTGGCCGCCGAGCAGGAACCCGGCGGCGAGCACGGCCAGCTCGATGCCGGTCCGCACCACTCGGACCGAGTGGCCGCGGGCGGCGAGCCCGGTCATCAGCCCGTCGCGCGGGCCCGGGCCGAACCGGGCACCGATGTACATCCCGGTCGCCACACCGTTGAGCGCGACGCCGGACAGCAGCAGCACCCAGCGCAGCCAGAGCGGGTCGGGCGCCGGTACCAGGCGCAGGGTGGCGTCCAGCGCGAGGCCGATCAGGACCGCGTTGCTCACCGTGCCGAGGCCGGGCTTCTGCCGCAGCGGGATCCACAGCAGCAGCACCAGCACACCGACGCCGATCACGATCCAGCCGATCGGCAGCCCGATCCGGCGGGCGAGGCCCTGGTGGAACACGTCCCACGGGTCCAGGCCGAGCCGGGCGCGCACCATCAGCGCCGAGCTGGCGCCGTAGCAGAGCAGCCCCACGTACAGCTGGACGAGCCGGCGGGGCAGCCGGACGCCGGTGAGCCGGGCGGCGATCCGGCGGGTGGGTGTGGCCGGTGCGGTCGCGGCCGGGCGGGTGGCGGAGGTGGGCACGATGTCCACCCTGCAGGCCAGTTCGGATCCCGAGTAGAGCCAATCTTGCGGAACTGGTCTGCTCGTGTTGAGGTAGTGGCATGGACGCGGTGGTTCGGACGGGTGCGTCGGCGCTGGCCCGCCGGCTCGGGGACTGGCGCCGGACGGGCGGCAGCGACTACGTGGCGCTCGCCGTGGCGATCCGCGGGCTGATCCGGGACGGCCGGCTCGCGCTCGGTGTGCGGCTGCCCGCCGAGCGGCTGCTCGCGGCCGAACTCGCGGTCAGCCGCACCACCGTGACCGCGGCGTACCGGCTGCTGCGCGACCAGGGATACCTGCGCTCCCGGCGCGGCTCGGGCAGCGACACCGCGCTGCCCGAGGGGCAGCGGCTGTCCACCAGCGGGCTGTGGGCGCCGGACGACGAGGCGCTGATCGACCTCGGCTGCGCCGCGCCGCCGCCGCCGGTCGAACTTGCCGCGGCGGCCCGGCAGGCGGCCGAGGAGCTGGCCGGCTATGCGTCCAGCCACGGCTACTACCCGGCCGGGCTGCCCGAGCTGCGCTCCGCGATCGCCGACCGGTTCACCGAGCGCGGGGTGCCCACCGGGCCCGCCGAGATCCTCGTCACCAGCGGCGCCCAGCAGGGCCTCGACCTGGTGTTGCGGCTGCTGACCGCGCCGGGGGAGCGGATCCTCGTCGAGTCGCCGAGCTACCCGAACGCGCTGACCGCGCTGGCGGCGGCCCGGCTGCGGGCCGACCCGATCCCGGTGACCGACGACGGCTGGGACCTGGAGCCGGTCCTGCCGGCGCTCACCGCGGGCCGGTACCGGGTGGCGTACCTGATTCCGGACTTCCACAACCCGACCGGGGCGGTACTGCCCGAGCCGCAGCGCGCCGCGCTGATCGCCGCCGCGTACCGGGGCGGTGGGTTGCTGGTGGCCGACGAGACGTTCGCCGAGCTGGCGCTGACCGGCCGGCCGATGCCGCCGCCGATGGCGGCGCTGGACCGGCACCGCCGGGTGATCACGGTCGGCGGGATGTCCAAGTCGCACTGGGGTGGCCTGCGGGTCGGGTGGATCCGGGCCACCCCGGCGCTGATCCAGCGGCTCGCCGCGGTCCGCGCCGGGGTCGACATGGGCGGCGCGGTGCTCGACCAGCTGGCCGCCCGCGCCCTGCTGGCGCGCGCCGGGACGATCCTGCCGGCACGCCGGGAGATGCTGCGCGCCCAGCTCGACGCGCTGGTCGGTGCGGTGCGCGAGCACCTGCCCGGTGCCCGGTTCCGGGTCCCGGCCGGCGGCCTGTGCCTGTGGGTGGAGTTGGCCGAGCCGGTGGCGAGCGCGCTGGCCACCGCCGCCGAGGCGTACGGGGTGCGGCTCGCACCGGGCCCGCGGTTCGGCGCCGAGGGCACCTTCGAGCGCTACCTGCGGCTGCCGTTCGCGCGGCCGGCGAACGAACTGGTCGAGGCGGTACGCCGGATCGCGGCCGCTCGCGCTGACCTGGACGCGCTGCGGCCGGGCCGCCCCGCCACCCCCGCGGTGGTCGCCTGACCAGGTCCGCCCGGTACGGCCGGTTCGCCGGTGGGGCCGGCTCGACCCGGCGCCGATCCGGACGTGAGCTAGATCGCCCCGGACCCCGAAATGTCGGCACCATGCGGCATCGTCGTACCGGAGTAGGTAAGGGGCAGGTGAGGCAGTGTCCGGATACAGCGCCGGGTACGACCGCGGGGTCGTGCTGCGCGGGTTGAAGCTGCTCGGCCGATCCATTCGGGACGAGCCGGCGACGTTCGCGGTCGGGGCGGTCGGCAGCATGCTGTTCGCGGTGATGACCGTCGCCAGTGCGTACGTGATCGGTGCGGTGGTCGGCGACGTGGCGGTGCCGGCGATCGAGCAGGGGCGGGTCCCCCTCGGCGCGCTGGCGGCCGGTGGTGCGGCGATCCTCGGCGTCAGCGTGCTCAAGATCGTCGGCATCCTGGGGCGGCGGCTCGGCGCCGGCGCCATGCAGTACCGGCTGCAGGCCCGCTACCGGCGCGCCGTGACGCAGCGCTACCTCGACCTGCCGATGTCCTGGCACCAGCGGCATCCCACCGGGGCACTGCTGTCCAACGCCAACAACGACGTGGAGAGCGCGTTCATGCCGATCGCGCCGTTCCCGTTCGCCGTCGGTACGGTCACCATGCTGATCACCGCGATCGTCGCGCTGCTGGTCACCGACTGGGTGCTGGCGCTGGTCGGGGTGGCGGTGTTCCCCGCGGTCTTCGTGATCAACGTGGTGTACTCGCGCCGGTCCGCGCCGCTGCAGGCCGCCGCCCAGCGGCTGCGCGGAGAGGTGGCGGCGGTCGCGCACGAGAGCTTCGACGGTGCGCTGGTGGTCAAGACGGCCGGTCGGGAAGCGGCCGAGACCGCCCGGTTCGCGGTGGTCTCCGATCGCCTGCGGGACGCGTCCATCGCTGCCGGGCGGGTCCGCGGGCTGTTCGATCCGCTGATGGACGCGCTGCCCAACGTGGGCACGCTCGCCGTGCTGGTGGTCGGCTCGGCGCGGCTCGCCGCCGGCGACATCGCGGTGCCGCAGCTGGTGTCGGCGGCGTTCCTGTTCAGCGTGCTGGCCTTCCCGGTCCGGGCGATCGGCTGGGTGCTCGGTGATCTGCCCCGTGC from the Actinocatenispora thailandica genome contains:
- a CDS encoding YczE/YyaS/YitT family protein is translated as MAARLTGVRLPRRLVQLYVGLLCYGASSALMVRARLGLDPWDVFHQGLARRIGLPIGWIVIGVGVLVLLLWIPLRQKPGLGTVSNAVLIGLALDATLRLVPAPDPLWLRWVLLLSGVALNGVATGMYIGARFGPGPRDGLMTGLAARGHSVRVVRTGIELAVLAAGFLLGGQVGLGTLIYAVSIGPLAHLMIPLWTVPAPAAADPADPTGGSAGQRTG
- a CDS encoding PLP-dependent aminotransferase family protein — protein: MDAVVRTGASALARRLGDWRRTGGSDYVALAVAIRGLIRDGRLALGVRLPAERLLAAELAVSRTTVTAAYRLLRDQGYLRSRRGSGSDTALPEGQRLSTSGLWAPDDEALIDLGCAAPPPPVELAAAARQAAEELAGYASSHGYYPAGLPELRSAIADRFTERGVPTGPAEILVTSGAQQGLDLVLRLLTAPGERILVESPSYPNALTALAAARLRADPIPVTDDGWDLEPVLPALTAGRYRVAYLIPDFHNPTGAVLPEPQRAALIAAAYRGGGLLVADETFAELALTGRPMPPPMAALDRHRRVITVGGMSKSHWGGLRVGWIRATPALIQRLAAVRAGVDMGGAVLDQLAARALLARAGTILPARREMLRAQLDALVGAVREHLPGARFRVPAGGLCLWVELAEPVASALATAAEAYGVRLAPGPRFGAEGTFERYLRLPFARPANELVEAVRRIAAARADLDALRPGRPATPAVVA
- a CDS encoding ABC transporter ATP-binding protein gives rise to the protein MLFAVMTVASAYVIGAVVGDVAVPAIEQGRVPLGALAAGGAAILGVSVLKIVGILGRRLGAGAMQYRLQARYRRAVTQRYLDLPMSWHQRHPTGALLSNANNDVESAFMPIAPFPFAVGTVTMLITAIVALLVTDWVLALVGVAVFPAVFVINVVYSRRSAPLQAAAQRLRGEVAAVAHESFDGALVVKTAGREAAETARFAVVSDRLRDASIAAGRVRGLFDPLMDALPNVGTLAVLVVGSARLAAGDIAVPQLVSAAFLFSVLAFPVRAIGWVLGDLPRAVAGADRVDGVLTAEGEMAHGAAELPGTGAVELEFDRVRFGYGDGADVLTDVSFTVPAGRTVALVGATGVGKSTLTQLAARLVDPAAGTVRLAGRDVRELSAAGLASAVALVPQVPFVFDDTVRGNVALDRPGVGAGAAEAALRLAQADRFVAALPDGADTAVGERGASLSGGQRQRLTLARGLAGRPRLLILDDATSAVDPRVEQAILAGLRTAGSDTTVLVVAYRRATIALADEVVYLADGRVAARGTHRELLATVPGYAELVTAYEDAADDEVAQEVAG